The following proteins are encoded in a genomic region of Betaproteobacteria bacterium:
- a CDS encoding LEPR-XLL domain-containing protein encodes MLAQRILNRLFRRQPASVVSRPPRLPFRRRALFEALESRVLLSADLAPNTENLISNGVQQLGTWAEGLANVEQLAKSLPVVNQTIGSSLNIAQIIHDRIVIPVQGYLAQGGTQTTDGIVSALNAVLGPGTVTGDQYGDEIRFDLVLDETRTLQDLPFALEATSTGIALTADANGKLDVNFDLDLDFSFGIDLRDGLAPEERFFIRVDDFKAGASVNAALDFGLAVGFLDAQVQGGTLALNALLDLTLLNPDGDANGNITLSELLGTTIETMVDAQVVNGTINGNLPVAVQALGSFNAGNAAVSITGTNVFEQTPTVGVTGTLAEDILNFGRAQPTAVLQTLNQVAAWLNGLRTSDAFDGVIPLAEGRTFTEVLRFAEGFTTGLIDQLIDPEGVATFTTAQTFAQKLSDVLGMPAGAINASYNTSTNQLTFFLRLQSAYAASSDPIKFNLNLAPLGGITTSSVLSIDSSGTVQFVLGFDLSPFSAVLIADDVLPANGQLSQPATLKVSLDNAEYVDVVIPRDTTNTTRAHLITDINAAFTAAGLTGLTASLDANRLKLTHAGGFVGAFLNILVPDIATNTAVTELHLKATNTAVDSLPKKAFLRDVRATGNVTVSAADVDASANMGFFGVGIQNGTASASAAIDVQFRKPGQPAAIMRFSDLFEGLNNIPQWTSIASTGTLNASLPISVTGNVIGLPGAPRVQISMSNVFQPNTLQVTFPDLQPLLNYRELGFDDIVTAFGQLVTYLGQMEGFSFLNQDLPLIDRSVTDLVSFVSKFSDAKTALQNGGAATIQALEQAIEQAFGIAPSALSVVFANQSIEFTLNLSKAFSDDIALDLDLGQLAGFTNTDGNNLNGIGDLIDVGGSGALSVEAAAALNFVFGFDLATPTTPRAYIRDDSNLALTAKVSGTNLDFDAALGPLGIFIRNGSVYLDNGSGVPASFTLSFKPVAGDRYYSNQWNTGALNAVLAGRAGATLPVYFPTVTNPVGGAGNNNIQLTIGNLANIAGTTTLTAPNLAAEIGSIDLFSNMNSFVDGIDLILATIQDALEGQVFGVNLPFVGDGLKDGVKFIENLRTNVVQKLNDALAGGTQSATQVKQILFDAFGPGGIGILLDGADAGSQVTIDDVGFTTVDGNNDGLVDDVLFEMKLGVLAEAPIDIGFDLGLPGLGLAVANNSAAVFSMGFTYDLAIGVSRTDGVYLKTNDTEEVSVFFDARLKDFALGGTLGFLRLKIQDETNDDDGQDPSFFNGSFSIDIKDPVGGNNRLTFNELGSGGLSFAQVIDAKLTANALINLDLTLGVPGDFDVTDPNDPDFLSDQFPSLQADFNLTWNFTPANGLSGSLQNVSFDNVRLNFGEFLDSFLGPIVDNISGIFDPLKPIIDAVTEPLPVISDVAGEDYTLLDLAADFGFIPESTADFVEAVGDILDFVDMIQSTAADGTFISFGSFNLNGVDLRNESSKSQLSSSSIFGGRTTGPGSSLSDQFASIAPGLKSQKEKIKGAEEGFKIPLLEDPLSAFKLILGQNVDLFTYTTPKFEFGFDFELEFGPVAVVMGVPIYVIFGGGAGLEGQFTFGYDTQGIFDPSPVSRRIC; translated from the coding sequence ATGCTTGCTCAGCGGATTCTCAATCGACTATTCCGTCGTCAACCCGCGTCCGTTGTTTCCCGCCCCCCCAGGCTGCCCTTCCGGCGCCGGGCCCTGTTCGAGGCGCTCGAATCCCGGGTGTTGCTGTCCGCGGACCTTGCGCCCAATACCGAGAATCTGATCTCCAACGGCGTGCAGCAGCTCGGCACGTGGGCCGAGGGCCTCGCCAACGTCGAGCAGCTCGCGAAATCCCTTCCGGTGGTCAATCAGACCATTGGATCTTCCCTGAACATCGCCCAGATCATTCACGACCGGATCGTCATCCCGGTACAGGGCTATCTGGCGCAGGGCGGCACGCAGACCACGGACGGGATCGTCTCCGCGTTGAACGCGGTCCTCGGACCGGGAACCGTGACAGGCGATCAGTACGGCGACGAGATCCGCTTCGACCTCGTGCTCGACGAGACCCGCACGCTGCAGGACCTGCCCTTCGCCCTCGAGGCCACCAGCACCGGGATCGCGCTGACGGCCGACGCCAACGGCAAGCTGGATGTGAACTTCGATCTGGATCTGGACTTCTCGTTCGGCATCGACCTGCGCGACGGGCTGGCGCCCGAGGAGCGCTTCTTCATCCGCGTCGACGACTTCAAGGCCGGCGCGTCGGTCAACGCGGCCCTCGATTTCGGGCTGGCCGTGGGTTTTCTCGATGCTCAGGTCCAGGGCGGTACGCTCGCGCTCAACGCGCTGCTGGATCTCACCCTGCTCAATCCCGACGGGGACGCGAACGGCAACATCACGCTGTCCGAACTGCTGGGCACCACCATCGAGACGATGGTCGATGCGCAGGTCGTCAACGGCACGATCAACGGCAATCTCCCCGTGGCCGTCCAGGCGCTGGGCAGCTTCAACGCCGGCAACGCGGCGGTCTCGATCACCGGGACCAACGTGTTCGAGCAGACGCCCACCGTCGGTGTCACGGGCACGCTGGCCGAGGACATCCTGAACTTCGGCCGCGCGCAGCCCACGGCGGTGCTGCAGACGCTCAATCAGGTGGCCGCCTGGCTCAACGGGCTTCGCACGTCGGATGCCTTCGACGGCGTCATTCCGCTCGCCGAGGGGCGCACGTTCACCGAAGTGCTGCGTTTCGCGGAAGGATTCACCACCGGGCTCATCGATCAGCTCATCGATCCCGAGGGGGTCGCCACGTTCACCACGGCCCAGACGTTCGCGCAGAAGCTGTCCGACGTGCTGGGCATGCCCGCGGGCGCGATCAACGCCAGCTACAACACGTCCACCAACCAGCTCACGTTCTTCCTGCGGCTGCAGAGCGCGTACGCGGCATCCTCCGACCCGATCAAGTTCAACCTGAACCTCGCGCCGCTGGGCGGCATCACCACCTCCAGCGTGTTGTCGATCGACTCGAGCGGAACGGTGCAGTTCGTCCTGGGGTTCGATCTGTCGCCCTTCTCGGCTGTCCTGATCGCCGACGACGTGCTGCCTGCCAACGGTCAGCTCTCGCAGCCCGCCACGCTGAAAGTGTCCCTGGACAACGCTGAGTACGTGGATGTGGTGATCCCGCGCGACACGACCAACACGACGCGCGCGCACCTCATCACCGACATCAACGCCGCGTTCACCGCGGCAGGGCTGACCGGACTCACGGCATCGCTCGATGCCAATCGTCTCAAGCTCACCCACGCGGGCGGCTTCGTCGGCGCCTTCCTCAACATCCTGGTGCCGGACATCGCCACCAACACCGCGGTCACGGAACTGCACCTCAAGGCGACCAACACGGCCGTCGACAGCCTGCCCAAGAAGGCGTTCCTGCGCGACGTGCGTGCCACGGGCAACGTGACGGTCTCGGCGGCAGACGTGGATGCCAGCGCGAACATGGGTTTCTTCGGCGTGGGCATCCAGAACGGCACGGCGTCCGCTTCCGCTGCCATCGATGTCCAGTTCCGCAAACCAGGACAGCCTGCCGCGATCATGCGGTTCTCGGATCTTTTCGAGGGCCTCAACAATATTCCGCAGTGGACATCCATCGCGTCCACCGGAACGCTCAACGCGTCGCTGCCCATCTCCGTCACGGGCAACGTCATCGGTCTGCCCGGCGCGCCGCGGGTGCAGATCAGCATGAGCAACGTGTTCCAGCCCAACACGCTGCAGGTCACGTTCCCGGACCTGCAGCCGCTGCTCAACTACCGCGAGCTGGGATTCGACGACATCGTCACGGCCTTCGGTCAGCTCGTGACCTATCTGGGCCAGATGGAAGGCTTTTCCTTCCTCAACCAGGATCTGCCGCTCATCGACCGCAGCGTCACCGATCTGGTGAGCTTCGTCTCGAAGTTCTCCGATGCCAAGACCGCGCTGCAGAACGGCGGGGCCGCAACGATCCAGGCGCTGGAACAGGCGATCGAGCAGGCCTTCGGCATTGCGCCGTCGGCGCTGTCGGTCGTGTTCGCGAACCAGTCGATCGAATTCACGCTGAACCTTTCCAAGGCGTTCTCCGACGACATCGCGCTCGACCTGGACCTGGGCCAGCTCGCCGGATTCACGAACACCGACGGGAACAATCTCAACGGGATCGGCGATCTCATCGACGTCGGCGGCAGCGGTGCGCTGTCCGTCGAAGCGGCGGCCGCGCTCAACTTCGTCTTCGGCTTCGATCTGGCGACGCCCACGACGCCGCGCGCGTACATTCGCGACGACTCCAATCTTGCGCTCACCGCCAAGGTGAGCGGCACCAACCTCGACTTCGACGCGGCCCTCGGACCCCTGGGCATCTTCATCCGCAATGGCTCGGTCTATCTCGACAACGGCTCCGGTGTACCGGCGAGTTTCACGCTGTCGTTCAAGCCCGTGGCGGGCGACCGCTACTACAGCAACCAGTGGAACACGGGCGCGCTGAACGCCGTGCTTGCCGGACGCGCCGGCGCGACACTTCCCGTGTATTTCCCCACCGTCACCAATCCGGTGGGCGGGGCGGGCAACAACAACATCCAGCTCACCATCGGCAACCTCGCCAACATCGCGGGGACCACGACGCTGACGGCGCCCAATCTCGCCGCGGAGATCGGCAGCATCGACCTGTTCAGCAACATGAACAGCTTCGTCGACGGCATCGATCTCATCCTTGCGACCATCCAGGATGCATTGGAAGGGCAGGTGTTCGGCGTCAATCTCCCGTTCGTGGGCGACGGCCTCAAGGACGGCGTCAAGTTCATCGAGAACCTGCGCACCAATGTCGTCCAGAAGCTCAACGACGCTCTGGCCGGCGGGACGCAGTCCGCAACCCAGGTGAAGCAGATCCTGTTCGACGCCTTCGGCCCGGGGGGAATCGGCATCCTGCTCGACGGGGCGGACGCAGGATCGCAGGTCACGATCGACGACGTGGGCTTCACCACGGTCGACGGCAACAACGACGGCCTCGTCGACGATGTGCTGTTCGAGATGAAGCTGGGCGTGCTGGCCGAGGCGCCCATCGATATCGGGTTCGATCTGGGCCTGCCGGGCCTCGGTCTGGCGGTCGCCAACAACTCCGCTGCCGTGTTCTCCATGGGCTTCACGTACGACCTCGCGATCGGCGTGAGCCGGACCGACGGGGTCTACCTGAAGACCAACGACACGGAGGAAGTGTCGGTCTTCTTCGATGCCCGCCTCAAGGATTTCGCGCTGGGTGGCACGCTCGGATTCCTGCGGCTGAAGATCCAGGACGAGACCAACGACGACGATGGCCAGGACCCCAGCTTCTTCAACGGGTCGTTCTCCATCGACATCAAGGACCCCGTCGGCGGCAACAACCGGCTCACGTTCAACGAACTGGGCAGCGGCGGATTGAGTTTTGCGCAGGTGATCGACGCCAAGCTCACGGCCAATGCGCTCATCAATCTGGACCTCACGCTGGGCGTGCCCGGCGACTTCGACGTCACCGATCCCAACGACCCGGATTTCCTGAGCGACCAGTTCCCGTCGCTGCAGGCGGATTTCAACCTCACCTGGAATTTCACGCCGGCCAACGGGTTGTCCGGCAGCCTCCAGAACGTCTCGTTCGACAACGTCCGCCTGAACTTCGGCGAGTTCCTCGACAGCTTCCTCGGCCCCATCGTCGACAACATCTCGGGCATTTTCGACCCGTTGAAGCCGATCATCGACGCCGTGACGGAACCGTTGCCGGTCATTTCGGACGTGGCAGGCGAGGACTACACGCTGCTCGACCTGGCTGCGGACTTCGGCTTCATTCCGGAATCCACGGCGGACTTCGTCGAGGCCGTGGGCGACATCCTCGATTTCGTCGACATGATCCAGTCGACGGCCGCGGACGGCACGTTCATCAGCTTCGGCAGCTTCAACCTGAACGGCGTGGATCTGCGCAACGAGTCGTCGAAGAGCCAGCTCTCCAGCTCGAGCATCTTCGGCGGACGCACGACGGGTCCGGGTTCGAGCCTGTCCGACCAGTTCGCGTCCATCGCTCCGGGGCTCAAGTCGCAGAAGGAGAAGATCAAGGGCGCGGAGGAGGGCTTCAAGATTCCGCTGCTGGAGGATCCGCTGTCGGCGTTCAAGCTGATTCTCGGGCAGAACGTGGACCTCTTCACGTACACCACACCGAAGTTCGAGTTCGGCTTCGACTTCGAGCTGGAGTTCGGACCCGTGGCCGTGGTGATGGGGGTGCCCATCTACGTGATCTTCGGTGGCGGGGCGGGGCTGGAAGGCCAGTTCACCTTCGGCTACGACACGCAGGGCATCTTCGACCCGAGTCCGGTTTCGCGGCGGATCTGCTGA